Genomic DNA from Desulfocurvus vexinensis DSM 17965:
CATGGCCCGCGTGCCCATGTACGAGAACGCCTACGCCGTGTTCTTCGACTCCCGGAGCATCGAACCCTGGAAGGGCCGCGAGAGCATGACCGGGCGCTCGGTGGTCTGGCGCATCGGCTACTACGACGAGCGCTACATCCCCGAGGGCATGCAGACCAAGGAGGTCAAGACCGGGGTCTCGGCCCTGGGCATGGTCGTGCTGGGCCGGGCCGACTTCTACCTCGACGACCCGGTGCTCATCCGCGAGTCCATCGACCGCTCGGGCCTGACCTTCGACCAGCAGCGCTTTCGCATCGAACCCGTGGGCTTCCGCTCCTACCACCCCGTGCTGGCCCCCACGGCCCGGGGCCGGGCCATCATGGACCTCTACGACCAGGGCATGCTCACCCTGGCCGCCGCAGGCGCCCTGGACGCCATCTACGCCAAATGGGGCCATCCGGTGCCGAATTTCGGCGGATATGCCCCGCCGCCCTCCGCCAGCCGCTGACAAGCGGCCCGCGCTGTGCTAGGGGAGGGGGACAAACACGGTCCGGGCCCCCTCCCCGGGCCCGGAGCCCGGCCACATGAGAACGATCCTCTGGCTTCTGCTCGCCCTGCTCCTGCCTCTGCCGGCGGATGCGAGCGAGCCCCTGCCCGACCCCGGCGGCATCACCGCCGTGCATGTCGTGGGGCCCTCCTGGGAGGGCTTCACCAACATGGACGGCACCGGCCTGTACCACGACACGCTGCGCGCCGTGTTCGGCCTGTATGGCATCGAGTACGTGCGCGAATACGTGCCCTCCGAGCGGGCCTACCACATGGTGCGCGACGGCTCGGCGGACATGATGACCTGCCACGACAAGCCCCCCCGGGGGCTGACGCTGGCCGGGGTGCCCATGTACGAGGGCAAATACTACGTGTTCTTCAACCGCGAGAACATCGGGCAGTGGTCCGTGCCAGGCAGCCTGGAGGGCCGCACCATCGCCTGGCGCATCGGCTACTACGACCTGACCAACCTGCCCGCGCCCATGCAGCACAAGGAGCTGAAATCCGGGGTCTCGGCCCTGGGCATGGTCATCCTGGGGCGTATCGACTTCTACCTCGACGACCTGAACTTCATCGAGGATTCCATCCACAAGAACACCATCCCCTTCGACATGGCCCGCTTCCGCATCGAGCCCGTGGGCGCCCGGGGCTACTTCCCGGTGCTCAAGGATACCGAGCGCGGGCGCAAGATCCGGGAGCTCTACGAGCGGGGCATGGAGCATCTGTACCGCGCGGGGCGCCTGCAGGCCATCTTCGACCGCTGGGGCTTCCCCCTGCCCGCCTACGCCTTCGACTAGCCCGAAAAGCCCCGGCCATGCCCCAGCCCTCGCCCGCCCCCGCGCCGCTCGTCCCCATCCGCGACTCCATCGCCACCCGGCTGCTGACCATGGTCTTCGCGGTCTACGTGGTCATCACCATCGCCCTGACCGCCGTGCACATGGCCGCGGAGTACTACAACACGCGCGACACCGTGCTCAAGGACCTCAAGGCCATGACCCAGATCTTCAACCAGGGTCTGGCCACGGCCATCTACAACGTGGACGACGTGCAGATCAATTCCATCGTCCAGGGGCTCATGGAGAGCCCGGTGGTGGTGGGCGTGCGCGTGGGCACCGAGTACCAGGGCACCTATTCGGCGGGCGAGACCTTCCGCGACAGCCCGCCCGGCGAGGAGGCCGGGCCCGGGGGCGGCCCGCGCGGCGACTTCTTCTGGCACACCGAGCCCATCCTCTACTCCGAGGAGATCGGCCAGAAGGTGCCCATGGGCCAGGTCACGCTCTATTCCAGCCGCTACGTGGTGCTGGGCAAGGTCTGGTACGGGTTCATGTTCATCCTGGTCAACTCGGTGATCAAGACCATCGCCCTGTGGGTCATCTTCCTGTGGGTCAGCCGCCCGCTGCTCTCGCGGCCCCTGGGCCGACTCACCGCCGCCGCCCGCGAGATCGACATGGACAACCTGGAGCACCTGCGCGTGGACGTGGGCACCCGGGGCCGCAACGAGCTCAAGGTGCTCGAAGACGCCCTGAACTCCATGATCACCAAGCTGCTGGCCGCGCGGCGGCGCTCTGAGGGCCTGCACGCCAGCCTGGCCGAGGCCGGGCGCAGGCTGGAGGACTACAACCGCACCCTGGAACAGCGCGTGGAAGACCG
This window encodes:
- a CDS encoding substrate-binding periplasmic protein, producing MPPSCRILAAAAALLLCLLAPARAQETVSVIRVVSPAWDTFTNADGTGLYFDLLDAVFRGLHGIEIEHQFVPSLRATHLVRENEADMMLCKARVDPPLVMARVPMYENAYAVFFDSRSIEPWKGRESMTGRSVVWRIGYYDERYIPEGMQTKEVKTGVSALGMVVLGRADFYLDDPVLIRESIDRSGLTFDQQRFRIEPVGFRSYHPVLAPTARGRAIMDLYDQGMLTLAAAGALDAIYAKWGHPVPNFGGYAPPPSASR
- a CDS encoding substrate-binding periplasmic protein encodes the protein MRTILWLLLALLLPLPADASEPLPDPGGITAVHVVGPSWEGFTNMDGTGLYHDTLRAVFGLYGIEYVREYVPSERAYHMVRDGSADMMTCHDKPPRGLTLAGVPMYEGKYYVFFNRENIGQWSVPGSLEGRTIAWRIGYYDLTNLPAPMQHKELKSGVSALGMVILGRIDFYLDDLNFIEDSIHKNTIPFDMARFRIEPVGARGYFPVLKDTERGRKIRELYERGMEHLYRAGRLQAIFDRWGFPLPAYAFD